A stretch of DNA from Micromonospora peucetia:
CGCGTCCTCCAGGGCGGTGCTGACCATCCGTAGCTCGGCCAGGGCGGTGGCCAGCTCGGGGTCCTGCGGCGGCTGCACCGCGCGCATCCGCAGGGCGTTCGCCCGCCAGCGCTCCGCCCAGGCCAGCACCTGGGCGGGCGTGCCGGTGCGGACGGCGATGTCCAGCCCTTCGGCGGCCAGTTCGTGCCCGTACGCCCCGCTGTGTGCCCGTAGTTCGGTGGCACCCAGGGAGGCCCGGTGGCCGTCGAGCACCGCCAGTCCCCGGCGCAGGGCCCGGGTCGCACCCCGCGGGTCACCGTCGAGCCGGCGGCGCAGGGCGAGCGCGTACCAGCCCTGGGCCCGGTGGGGTGCGGTGCCCCGGCGGTGCGCGCGGGCCGCCACCGCCAGCAGTTCGGCCGCCCGGGCGGGCCGGCCCAACGCCTCGGCCAGCCGGGCGGCCTCGATCCGGGTGGTCAGTGCCGGCGAGGGCCAGCCGGTGGCGTCGAGCTGATCCGCGGTTCGCACCATGGCGGTGAGCAGGGCCGCCGACCGGGTGCCCCGGGAAAACTCGGCGCGCAGCTCGACGTGCCGGGCGAAGGCGGCCCAGATGCGGCGGCCCTGGCGGCGGAAGCGGGCCCGGGCCGAGGCGGCGGCCCCGGTGGCGGTGTCCAGGTCACCGGCGAGCAGCGCCGCCCGGGCCCGGGCCAACAGCGCCTCGGCGAGATCCGAGGCCATGCCCCGCCGCCGTAGCTCCGTCACGGCGGAGGTGGCCACCTCGACCGCCTCGTCGACCAGCGGCACCGAGAGCAGCAGTTCGAACCGGTCCAACAGCAGCGCCGGCCGGGGCACCGACAGCCGGCGGTACTCGTCATCGACGGTGGCGAAGCCGCGCAGCGCGCCCGCGACGTCGCCGCGTTGGCCGGCGGCTATGCCGATGTTCCAGCGGGCGTCGGCGGCGGCCAGGTCGAGCCCGAGCCGACTGAAGATGGCCGCGGAGCGGAACAGGTCGTCGTCGGCGTCCCGGCTGGTGCCCCGGTGGGCGTTGAGCAGCCCGCGGTTGTTGCGCGCCCGCGCCTCCAGCAGCAGGTCGCCCTCGCGTTGGGCGATCTCCACCGCGATGTCGTAGTCCCGGACCGCCTCGTCGAACCGTCCCCGGTAGTGCAGCACGACGCCCCGTTGCATCCGGGCCCGGCCGGCGTCGGCGCCGGTCAGTCGGGGCAGTGCCAGGGTCACCGCGCGTAGCGCCGCAACGGTGCGTCCGGCGTTGGCCAGGACGTACCCGAGGCTCATCTGGGCCAGCGCCCGCACCCGGGGCGTACCGGCGATCCGCACCGCCCGGCGCAGGTGTCGCAGGGCACCCGGCAGGTCGTTGAGTTCCCGCAGGGCCAGCCCGATGGCGCGTTCGGCGGTGGACCGCTCGTCGGCGTCGGGGTGACCGGCGGCGAGGACCCGCCGGCCGATCGCGATCGCCTCGCGCGGGTAGCGCTGAACGGCGTCGAGTGCGGTCTGGGCCGTGACGGCACCGGAAACGGCGCTGTCGGCCATGCCAGGAAGAATCCCGCAATCGCGCTCCCCGGTCAATCGCGTCGTGTCGAGGTGTGTCAGGAATCAGTCGCCTGAGCGACTAACAATTGACATCGGACTATCCTTTGAAAGAATCGTCCGGTGCCTCGGATAGCGCTTCCGTAGCTGCCCCGGCCCGTCGCCGACCACGCATCTCCGACCGCCTGGAGGACCGGTGCCCGTTGACGACTCCTTCGCCTCCGGCCCGCCCGCCGGGTTGTCCCGCCGGCAGATCATGGCCTGGTCCGCCCTGGCCGCCGCGGCGACACCGTTCGGTCTCGCCGGGCGAGGCGGCCCGGCCGCCGCCGGCGAGTCGCCCGACGCGACCTACCAGCGGGTCTTTCTGGAGGCCCTGGCCGCCGACCCCAACCTGCGCCGGTACGCCGTCACCGGCCGGGAGTTCCTCTACCGGCCCCGGCAACTCCTGGTGGCCCGCCCGGACGTGCAGCGGGTCATGAGTCGGCTGCGCAGCTACGGCCATCCGGCCACCGAGGGTGTCGGCTTCGCCGGTGTCGCCCGGCTCGTCTTCGCTGCCGAGACCGACGTCCCGTCGGTGGTGACCAAGCTCCGCGACCCGCAGCAGTGGCCCGGGCAGCCGGCTCCCGTGGTCCAGCCGCACCACGTCCTGCTCGGCTTCGGCAACATCATGGGCAACCCTGGCGGTCCGCCCCGGGTCGCCGGTGCTCTGCCGGCGCCGGATCCGGCGCGCGCCGGTGAGGGCGCGGGAGTGACGGTGGGGATCTGTGACACCGGAATCTGGCGGCAGGCCGGTTCCTTCCACCCGCAGTGGCTGGCCGGCAGCTACCTTCCCGAGGCCGACGACGAGGACGCGGTCTACGTCGGTGCGGACGTGCTGGCGCTCCAGGGCGGCCACGGCACCTTCGTCGCCGGAGTGGTCCGGCAGGCCGCGCCGGGCGTACGTTTCGATCCCGAGGCCGCACTGAACGCCACCGGCGTCGGTGACGAGGAGATGCTGGTCGCCGCCCTTGGTCGGCTCGCGCCGCAGGCGTCGGTCATCAACCTCTCGCTGGGCTACTTCACCCAGGACGATCAACCTCCGCTGCCCCTGGTCAACGCGCTGGCCGGGCTGCCCGGCCGAGCTGTGGTGGCATCGGCGGGCAATGCCGGCAACAGCCGGCGGGCCTGGCCGGCCGCCCTGGACCGGGTCCTGGCGGTGGGCGCGGTGAGTGCCGGGTCCACCGGCCCGGTACCGGCGCCGTACAGCAGTTACGGGCCGTGGGTGGACGCCTGTGCCCTGGGCAGTCGGACCAGCACCTACGTCAGGGGCCGGCTCCAGTTGCCAGGCCAACCGACGCGGTACTTCGACGGCTTCGCCGCCTGGGTCGGCACCTCGTTCGCCACCGGCCACGTCGCCGGCCGGCTGGCCGCGCTGATGACCAGCGCCGGGCTCAGCGCCGAGGCAGCCCATGCCGCGCTGGTCGCCGGCCCTCGCTGGCATCCCCACTACGGCGTACTCGTCGCGTGAGGTCGGCGTCGGCGGGCAGGGGAGTGTCCCGATGAGCGAGCGCAGGGTGGTCGGGCTGGTCGCCGCCGCCTCCACCGGTGACGAACTGGCGTGGGGTGAGTTGGTCCGCCGCTACACCCCCCTGGTGCTCTCGGTGATCCGGTCCTACGGGCTCGACCAGGTCGACGCGGCGGACGTGAACCAGACCGTCTGGCTGCGTGTGGTGGAGCACCTGGGACGGCTGCGGGAGTCTGACGCCCTGCCCGCCTGGCTGATCACCACCACCCGACGGGAGTGTTACCGGCTGCTTCGCCTTGGCCGGCGGACCCAGCCGTTCGACCCGTACGACGACTCGGTCGACGGGCACGTCGGCGCCTTTCTGCTGGTGGATCCGGTCACCCCGGACGAGGACCTGCTGTCCGCCGAGCGGCAGCAGGCGCTGCGGGAGGCGTTCGCGCAGTTGCCGCCGCGCTGCCGGGAACTGCTCGCCCTGCTGATGACCGATCCGCCGTCCAGCTACCGCGAGATCGGTACGCGGCTGGGCATGCCGGTGGGCAGTGTCGGCCCGACCCAGGCCCGGTGCCTGCACAAGCTGCGGAACTGTCCGGCACTCGCCCCTTTCGTCAGGGCACACCCCGGTAACGACGGGAGCGGAGGTGACCGCGATGGAGCTGTGGCCGCCAGCCGCTGACGACGCACTGCTGGCCGAGTTGCGGGCCGCCCTGCGGGACCCGGGCCCGGTGCCCGAGGAATTCCTGGCCGCAGCCCTGGCCGCGTTCAGCTGGCGGACCGTCGACGCCGAGCTGGCGGTCGCCGCGCTGACCTTCGACTCGGCCTGTGACCTGGAGCCGGCCGGTCTCACCCGGTCCACCGGCTCGGCCCGCACGCTGACGTTCCGCACCGGTCCGGTCGTGGTCGAGATCGAGGTGACCCCGGCCGGCATCGTCGGACAGCTCGCACCGGCACGAGGTGGCCGGGTCACCGCCCGGACCCCCGCCGGCCGGTACGAGGAGGTGCCGGTGGACGCGGTCGGCTTCTTCTCGATGGGGTCACCGCCTGCCGGCCCGGTCCAGCTCTGCGCCCGCACCGCTGAGTACGCGGTGGCGACCGCCTGGGTCAGTCTGCGCTGAGCGGGACACCTGGCAGGCCGGGGCGGCTGGCCATCGACTACCGAGCAGTGCCGGGAGGGTGCACCGATCCGACCGGGCGGGGTGCCGGTGACACCGACCGGACAGACGGGAAACGGAGGTCGCGGCGTCGTCCGCGACCTCCGTCCACACCCCTTCAGGATGGCTACTTGCGCTGGTCCACCGTGATGTCGTACCGCACGCCGCCGAGGTCGGCCCGGGCGGCGCCGGTGGTGTCCGGGCCGATCTGGGTCACGTTGACGGCGATCTTCTCCCGGGTCGGCACAGCCGCCGTGAAGTTGAGCGAGAAGGCGATCCGCTCACCGGGATTCAGCTCGAGGTTGTCCAGACTGGCCTGGCCGATGTCGACGATCTCGACCTGGTTACGGCCTACCTCGCGGACACCCTTGCCGGCCTTGCCACCCTTGGCCCAGCGCTCGAACAGGTTCGGCCCGAGGTCGGCGACGAGCCGGCCACCGGCGGTCTGGAAGGGTGCCCCGGTCTGGCTGAACACCACGCTGCTGCGGGCCGCCCGGGTCAGCGTGTTGCCGATGGCGAACGGCCGGGTCTGCACCAGGCCGCCGGCGACCAGCGCCACCGAGTCGACGTTGCGCCAGGCGATGTTGTTGTTGTTCCGGGTGTTGACGCCGATGTCCGGTCCCTCGAAGGTCATCGGGTCGTTCGGGGAGACCCAACGGGCCAGCAGGCAGAAGTGACCCGGGCCGGGCACGTTGTCCCACGGGATGGTCACCGAGGTGACGCCCGGATAGACCGGCACCGCCATCCACCCGATCTGCGTCCACGCGCCCGGCCAGGCCGCCCCGCCACCGGGCGTGGTCCGGTAGACCTCGATCGCGCCCTCCTCCATGACGCTGTCGCCGTACGGGCCGGGGTTACGCAGCTTGACGAAGATGTAGTTCCGCTGACCGACGATCGGGTTCTGGCTGGTCGGGCACTCGACGGCGGTGGGGCAGACCTTGATGTCCGGGCTCTGCCAGAGCGGGTTGAGCGAGTGCGGCTGAAGCCCCACGTCGGTGGGCGTGTCCTGCATGTACACGTCGACTGCGGCGGCGTTGGTGGCGCCGCCCGCGCGGCTGTCCGCCGGGCCGGCCAGTGGTGCGGCACCGGCCGCGGTGACAGACAACAGCGTCGCCAGCGCCGCGCCGGTGAGCAGGGCGAGCGTCGAACGACGCGCTCTTCCTGCGAGTCTGGTAGACACATTTCCTCCCGATGATGGGGGATCGCCGTCTGCCCCGAGGTGGTGGCGTGGGCGGGTGGACATCATTACGGAGACCGATCGGCGGAGGTAAATACGTTTGCCGCCGCCGGGTGATGTCAGATGGCGGGAGTTGGCATCAAGCCGGCGAAAGCCGCGCACTGGGTCGGGTCGCGACCACCACGGTGTCCAACGCGTCGACTGTGCCGTCCGGGGTGCGTACCGGTCGATGGGCGGTCTCGGCCCGGCGGACCCGCAGGCCGGGAAGTTCGGCGACGACGACGTCGGGCGTCTGGAGGATGGCGGGATCCTGGGGGCCGCCGGTGCCGGCGGTGAGATTGGCCAGGTCGTGGCCGACCAGAACGAACGATCCACCGGGGCGTACGGCGGTGGCCGCCCGCCGCAGGACGGCCGCCAGGTCAGGTCGGGGCAGGTGCAGATAGGCGATGAGGACCAGGTCGTAGGCGCCGGCCTCGGGCTGGTGGGCGGTGACATCGGCGACCTGCCAGTCGACGTCGACGCCACGCTTTCGGGCGAGTTCCTGACCACGCCGTACCGCCGTGGCGGAGAAGTCGACGGCGGTGACCCGCCACCCGCGCTCGGCCAGCCAGACGGCGTTGCGACCTTCGCCAGCCGCCAGGTCGAGCGCTCGGCCCGGCGGCAGGTCGGCGGTCTCCGCCACGACGAACCGGTTCGGATCGGCGGTCCAGACCAGGTCAGGGGCGTTGGCATACCGGGCGTCCCAGTCGGCGCTGTCCACGAGCGAGATCCCTTCAGTGGTAGCTGGCGCCCCCCGGGCCATCATCCACGGGCTCTTTGGGTGGGCGGGGTGATTCGGGTTCAGTTGCCGGCGGGGGCGGCAGGTTGCGAACAGGTTGCCTTGTGCACGGCCATCCCGGCGGCGGTCCCCGTCGTGGCCACGGGGAACGCCAGCAGCAGGATGATCGCGGCGGCGCCGAGCAGGTGTCGTGCCGTCGATCTGGGTGGGGCGGGGGCGAGGAGCCGGCGCACCCGGTCGACGGAGGGCGCGCCGGCGCCGAGGGCGTGACCGGGGGTGTTGCCGGCGAGCCGGACGATGGCGGCCGCCACGGTGTGCCGGCCGTGGCGGGCGCCCGCCCGATCGTCGGCGAGGTGCTCGACGAGGCGCCGGACCTCGTCCTCGGCGGCGCGGGCCAGGGGCAGCCCGGGCAGGGCCCGGTGGAAGGCCGCCGCCACGGCCACGAGCAGGTGGTGACGACCGCGCAGGTGGGCGCGTTCGTGTCGCAGCACGGCGTCGAGCTGCTGCGGGGTGAGCGTGTCGAGCGCACCGCGGGTGACGACGACGTGCCCTGGTCTGCCGGGTAGGCAGTAGACCATCGGCGTGGCGTGCTCCACCAGGGTGCACCCGTCGGTGGGCCCTGGACTGGCCACCGGGGACAGGGCCGCCAGGTGTTGCCGGCGCCACCGTCGGGCCGCGCGGACGGTGGCGACCGCGCCGATCGTGAGGCGGGTGGCGAGTGCGGCGGTGGCGGCCAGAGCGAGCACGGCGAGGGTCTCGTCGGGAGCGCCGAGCCGGGTCAGTGCGCGGGCGCAGGCGCCGATGATGCCGTCGAGCCCGGCGGCGAGCGCGGCGGGCGGCACGGCAGCGAGCAGCCCGGCGCCCAGGACGGCTCCGGTCGCCGAAACCAGTGCGCCGAGCCAGAGGCCGATCGCGACGCGGGGGACGGCCCGACTCCAGGACCGGGCGGTGACGGCGCGTGGCACCGTGACGGCGACGGCGGTCGCCCAGGCGAGCAGGAGAAGACTGGTCACGCCGGCTCCTCCCGGTCGTGCAGGATGGCGCGCAGCAGGGCGGCCTCGTCGGGACTCATGGCGTCCACGAACCGGGCGAGCGCGGCGTGCTGGTCGGCGGCGGAGGACAGCGCGTCGGCCATCACCTGGCTGACGTGTTCTTCCCGGCCGACCCGAGGCCGGTACCGGTAGGCACGGCCGGCCAGGTCGCGCTCCGCCCAGCCCTTACGGTGCAGATTGTCCAGAACGGTCATCACCGTCGTGTAGGCCAGGCCCCTGCCGGTCAGGGAGTCGACCATCTGCCGGACGGTCAGCGGCTCGTCGGCCGCCCAGAGCCGGTTCATCACCTCGGATTCCAGGGGACCGAGGGAGCGTTCCGCGCCACGGTCACGACGCCCGGGCCTGATCACCGCTCGACCCTACCGCCCGCCACCGCGGGCAACGGGCACTGCCGTTCGCCGAGTATCCGGCGGCGCAGCGCCCAGCCGAGCAGCACGATCGAGACGATGGCGAGCAGCGGCTGGGCCGGCGCGAACCAGGTCATCGCGCCGCTCGTTCCGAGGGCGAGCAGCACCAGCTTGTTGCAGACCGGGCAGCCCACGGCCAGCAACGACAGCACGCCGCCGACCGTGCCCACCCGCCGCTCCGCCCGGGGGGACCGCGTCGCGTCTCCAGGCCTGACGTAGGTGGCCAGCAGCAGACCCGACAGCACCGCGGTGGCGATCAGGACCGGCCAGGCCCACCACGTCACCGGAACGCTGCGGCCGAACAGCGGGGTGTCGATCAGGTCGGTCGGCACGGCGATCAGCACTGTGGTGGCCGCGGCGCCGACCGCCGCAGCGAGCAGTCGGCGCGGGGTCCAGGTCCGCATGGTGGCCCTCCTCATCTTCGTACGAAGACGATAGTACTAGGCTCGATAGTACTAAGAGCAATAGTAGATGTGTCCCAGGGAGCTGTCATGAAGCCCTCCACCCGTTCCACCCCGCCTCGGCCCGCAAGCCGCCCGGGCGGGCCGCACGCGCTCCGGCGCACGGCCGGCTGGCTCGGTCCGGTGCTGGTCATCGCCGTGGTCGCGGTGCTGATCGTGCTCGGCCGGCCGCCCTCCGACAAAGGGTCCACCGCGTCCGGCGGGCAGGCGGCGGGCGCCGGAGAGGAACGGGAGAACCCGTTCGCGGGGCTGGCCCGGCGGACGCCGGGCGACCCGGTGGCGCTGGGTGAACCCGACGCGCCCGTGGTGATCATCGAGTACTCCGACTTCCAGTGCCCGTTCTGCGGGCGGCACGCCCGGCAGGTCAAGCCCCGGCTGATCCGCGAGTACGTCGACAAGGGCCTGGTCCGCATCGAGTGGCGGGATCTGCCGTACCTCGGGCCGGAGTCGCGCGACGCCGCGGCCGCCGCCCGCGCCGCTGGTGCACAGGGCAGATTCTGGGAGTTCCACGACGCGCTGTACGCCGGGGAACGGCGGGTCAACAGTGGTGCCCTGGACGACGAGGCGCTGCGCGCCGCCGCCCGCGAGTTGGGACTGGACCTGGCGCGATTCGACGCCGACCGGGCATCCGCTGTCACCACGGCCGCGATCGACCGGGACGGGCAGGAGGCCACTTCGATGGGGATCACGGGCACGCCGGCGTTCATCGTCGGCGGCACACCGATCATCGGGGCCCAGCCGTTCGAGGCGTTCAAGCAGACCATCGACAGGGAGCTGGAATTGGTGCGATGAGCGACGTCGGTTACCTGGCGGCCCTGCTCGGCGGGGTGCTCGCCCTGTTGAGCCCGTGCAGCGCGATGCTGTTGCCGGCGTTCTTCGCGTACGCCTTCGGCAGCCGGCGCCGGCTGGTGGCCCGCACCGGCGTCTTCTATCTCGGGCTCGCCGCGCTCCTGGTGCCTCTCGGCGTCGGTTCCTCCGCCGTCGCGGGCGTGTTCTTCCGCCACCGCGACACGCTCATCCTCGTCGCCGGCTGGGTGATCATCGGGTTGGGCGTCGTGCAGCTGGTGGGGCGTGGGTTCGCGTTCGGGCCGGCGCAACGCTGGCTCGGCCGGCTGACCGGTGACTCCGTTGCATCGGTGTTCGCCCTCGGGGCCGTCTACGGGGTCGCCGGTTTCTGCTCCGGGCCGATCCTCGGCGCGATCCTCACCATCGCCGCCACCTCCGGCCAGCCGGCCGCCGGCGGGGCGCTGCTCGCCGTCTACGCCCTCGGTATGACGGCGCCGCTGCTGCTGCTCGCCCTGGTGTGGGACCGATGGCGCATCGGACAGCGGCGCTGGCTGCGCGGCCGTCTCCTGGCTGTCGGCAGGTTTCGGGTGCACAGCACCTCCCTGGTCTCCGGACTGCTGTTCATCGCGCTCGGCGTGTTGTTCCTGGCCTTCGACGGCACCGCCGGGCTGTCCGGCGGCCTGGGGCTGACCGATGTCGAGGGCGCGGCACAGGAGTGGGTGACCGGCACGCTCGGTTCCGTGCCGGACGAGGCGGTACTGCTGCTCGTCGCCGCAGCCGCGCTCGCCGTCCTGGTTCGCCGCCGGTGGCGACGGGTCGTCCCGGACGAACCCGTCCCGGAGGAGACCTCGGCCCGATCCCGAACGTGAGGTGCCGGGGATCGGGATCCCCGGCAGGTCACGTTCGTACCGGTCTCAGCGGCGGTCGGTCGCCACCAGATCGCGGTCGGCCTGGCGGCGCCGCAGTCGGCCCCGCCAGGCGGTGAAACCGACGGCCACCGCCAGGGCCAGGCCGAGGGCGGACCACAGCAACGGACTGGTCCGCACCTGGTCGGGCAACTGCTGGGCGAGGACGAAGACGCCCATCACCACCACGAACCAGCCGAATACCTTACGCAACACGTCTTCGGGGATCCGGCCGGCGAGCCGGCCGCCGAGCAGGCTGCCGACGACGGCTGCGGCCGTCACCGCGGCGGCCAGGCCCCAGTCGATGCTGACGCTGGACAGGTAGCCGGCGAGGCCGGCGAAGGACTTCATCGCGATGACGACCAGCGAGGTGCCCACGGCGACCGGCATCGGCAGGCCGCCGAGCAGGGCCAGCGCCGGCACCACCAGGAAGCCGCCGCCGGCGCCGACCAGGCCGGTGACCAGGCCGACCACGACACCGTCGAGGAGGACCCGCGGGACCGGAAGCTCGTGCGCCGCGGGCCGTCCCGCCTTGGGACGCCGGCCGCGGATCATCGCGATGGCGGTGGCCAGCATCATCAGTGCGAAGCCGGTGAGCAGC
This window harbors:
- a CDS encoding DsbA family protein — protein: MKPSTRSTPPRPASRPGGPHALRRTAGWLGPVLVIAVVAVLIVLGRPPSDKGSTASGGQAAGAGEERENPFAGLARRTPGDPVALGEPDAPVVIIEYSDFQCPFCGRHARQVKPRLIREYVDKGLVRIEWRDLPYLGPESRDAAAAARAAGAQGRFWEFHDALYAGERRVNSGALDDEALRAAARELGLDLARFDADRASAVTTAAIDRDGQEATSMGITGTPAFIVGGTPIIGAQPFEAFKQTIDRELELVR
- a CDS encoding BlaI/MecI/CopY family transcriptional regulator, whose product is MIRPGRRDRGAERSLGPLESEVMNRLWAADEPLTVRQMVDSLTGRGLAYTTVMTVLDNLHRKGWAERDLAGRAYRYRPRVGREEHVSQVMADALSSAADQHAALARFVDAMSPDEAALLRAILHDREEPA
- a CDS encoding cytochrome c biogenesis CcdA family protein, coding for MSDVGYLAALLGGVLALLSPCSAMLLPAFFAYAFGSRRRLVARTGVFYLGLAALLVPLGVGSSAVAGVFFRHRDTLILVAGWVIIGLGVVQLVGRGFAFGPAQRWLGRLTGDSVASVFALGAVYGVAGFCSGPILGAILTIAATSGQPAAGGALLAVYALGMTAPLLLLALVWDRWRIGQRRWLRGRLLAVGRFRVHSTSLVSGLLFIALGVLFLAFDGTAGLSGGLGLTDVEGAAQEWVTGTLGSVPDEAVLLLVAAAALAVLVRRRWRRVVPDEPVPEETSARSRT
- a CDS encoding M56 family metallopeptidase, which produces MTSLLLLAWATAVAVTVPRAVTARSWSRAVPRVAIGLWLGALVSATGAVLGAGLLAAVPPAALAAGLDGIIGACARALTRLGAPDETLAVLALAATAALATRLTIGAVATVRAARRWRRQHLAALSPVASPGPTDGCTLVEHATPMVYCLPGRPGHVVVTRGALDTLTPQQLDAVLRHERAHLRGRHHLLVAVAAAFHRALPGLPLARAAEDEVRRLVEHLADDRAGARHGRHTVAAAIVRLAGNTPGHALGAGAPSVDRVRRLLAPAPPRSTARHLLGAAAIILLLAFPVATTGTAAGMAVHKATCSQPAAPAGN
- a CDS encoding S8 family peptidase, whose amino-acid sequence is MPVDDSFASGPPAGLSRRQIMAWSALAAAATPFGLAGRGGPAAAGESPDATYQRVFLEALAADPNLRRYAVTGREFLYRPRQLLVARPDVQRVMSRLRSYGHPATEGVGFAGVARLVFAAETDVPSVVTKLRDPQQWPGQPAPVVQPHHVLLGFGNIMGNPGGPPRVAGALPAPDPARAGEGAGVTVGICDTGIWRQAGSFHPQWLAGSYLPEADDEDAVYVGADVLALQGGHGTFVAGVVRQAAPGVRFDPEAALNATGVGDEEMLVAALGRLAPQASVINLSLGYFTQDDQPPLPLVNALAGLPGRAVVASAGNAGNSRRAWPAALDRVLAVGAVSAGSTGPVPAPYSSYGPWVDACALGSRTSTYVRGRLQLPGQPTRYFDGFAAWVGTSFATGHVAGRLAALMTSAGLSAEAAHAALVAGPRWHPHYGVLVA
- a CDS encoding sulfite exporter TauE/SafE family protein encodes the protein MSGSLALTVGLAVLIGISLGLLGGGGSILAVPLLVYVADLPAKEAIATSLLVVGVTSAVGVLPHARSGRIRWRTGLVFGAAGMVGAYAGGRLAEFVPAGVLLTGFALMMLATAIAMIRGRRPKAGRPAAHELPVPRVLLDGVVVGLVTGLVGAGGGFLVVPALALLGGLPMPVAVGTSLVVIAMKSFAGLAGYLSSVSIDWGLAAAVTAAAVVGSLLGGRLAGRIPEDVLRKVFGWFVVVMGVFVLAQQLPDQVRTSPLLWSALGLALAVAVGFTAWRGRLRRRQADRDLVATDRR
- a CDS encoding RNA polymerase sigma factor encodes the protein MSERRVVGLVAAASTGDELAWGELVRRYTPLVLSVIRSYGLDQVDAADVNQTVWLRVVEHLGRLRESDALPAWLITTTRRECYRLLRLGRRTQPFDPYDDSVDGHVGAFLLVDPVTPDEDLLSAERQQALREAFAQLPPRCRELLALLMTDPPSSYREIGTRLGMPVGSVGPTQARCLHKLRNCPALAPFVRAHPGNDGSGGDRDGAVAASR
- a CDS encoding class I SAM-dependent methyltransferase, translating into MDSADWDARYANAPDLVWTADPNRFVVAETADLPPGRALDLAAGEGRNAVWLAERGWRVTAVDFSATAVRRGQELARKRGVDVDWQVADVTAHQPEAGAYDLVLIAYLHLPRPDLAAVLRRAATAVRPGGSFVLVGHDLANLTAGTGGPQDPAILQTPDVVVAELPGLRVRRAETAHRPVRTPDGTVDALDTVVVATRPSARLSPA
- a CDS encoding CHAT domain-containing protein, giving the protein MADSAVSGAVTAQTALDAVQRYPREAIAIGRRVLAAGHPDADERSTAERAIGLALRELNDLPGALRHLRRAVRIAGTPRVRALAQMSLGYVLANAGRTVAALRAVTLALPRLTGADAGRARMQRGVVLHYRGRFDEAVRDYDIAVEIAQREGDLLLEARARNNRGLLNAHRGTSRDADDDLFRSAAIFSRLGLDLAAADARWNIGIAAGQRGDVAGALRGFATVDDEYRRLSVPRPALLLDRFELLLSVPLVDEAVEVATSAVTELRRRGMASDLAEALLARARAALLAGDLDTATGAAASARARFRRQGRRIWAAFARHVELRAEFSRGTRSAALLTAMVRTADQLDATGWPSPALTTRIEAARLAEALGRPARAAELLAVAARAHRRGTAPHRAQGWYALALRRRLDGDPRGATRALRRGLAVLDGHRASLGATELRAHSGAYGHELAAEGLDIAVRTGTPAQVLAWAERWRANALRMRAVQPPQDPELATALAELRMVSTALEDALLAGHPVHALRRSQGRLEQRIRELARGVDGGARAVDGGGLVAPPAVHALATALGDAVLLELVAHGPRLRAVLVRDGRTSLHDLGPLDEALGRARLHRFGLRRLVTTGDSASARAGVEFATTALDQQLFDPVRRLLGDRPLVIVPIGALHAVPWSGLPTCAGRPVTVAPSATVWLRAVGRIVPAGPPVLVAGPRLPAAETEVRQLGAALPGSRPLTGCGATADAVTDALNGTGLAHIAAHGTFRADNPLFSTLELADGPLTAYELERLTRPPGCVVLSACDSGLSGVRPGDEVMGFTAVLLALGARSLIATVLPVPGDLTTALMLDLHRRMRAGAPPAVALAEAQRTFDTAGGGGAAHATAAAFVCFGAG